A stretch of Gymnodinialimonas phycosphaerae DNA encodes these proteins:
- a CDS encoding ABC transporter substrate-binding protein, producing MTIITTAKRTALLAAVSSLALASAAAAQDSIRFWTTEEQPERLALQEAMAADFTAASGIEVEVIPVTESDLGTRATAAFAAGDLPDVIYHPLQYALPWFEAGILDSDAATDIVENLGGGTFADGPLAMAAVDGGYAAVPVDGWTQMIVYRADLFEENGLEPPSTYANVLAAIDALHNPPEMYGFVAATKVDENFMSQVLEHVFLANGVSPVDENGFAPLDEAATTEVLEFYRAIAQASPEGELYWDQSRTLYFSGNAAMIIWSPFILDELAGLRDSAPPTINDDPMTRDLAAATGIVTNFAGPSNPDGAAWGDVRYFGITADADTDNAMAFVEYSMSDGYTQTLAIAPEGKFPVRRGTEANPTEFVEAWSMLDVGVDRRAPLGELYEQSMIDEIVGGLDVAQRWGVEEGQLALASRIINSQIINRLVREYIDGVRDAAETVALMNDELSGIE from the coding sequence ATGACTATCATCACCACCGCAAAACGGACGGCACTTCTTGCGGCCGTCTCCAGCCTGGCACTTGCCAGCGCGGCAGCGGCCCAGGACAGCATCCGCTTCTGGACCACGGAAGAGCAGCCCGAGCGTCTGGCCCTGCAAGAGGCCATGGCGGCCGACTTCACGGCCGCATCGGGCATCGAGGTTGAGGTCATCCCGGTCACGGAAAGTGACCTTGGCACCCGCGCCACGGCGGCCTTTGCCGCAGGCGATCTGCCCGACGTGATCTACCACCCGCTGCAATACGCGCTGCCGTGGTTCGAGGCCGGCATTCTGGACAGTGACGCGGCCACGGACATTGTAGAGAACCTGGGCGGCGGCACCTTCGCCGATGGCCCCCTGGCCATGGCCGCCGTGGACGGGGGCTACGCCGCCGTGCCGGTCGATGGCTGGACCCAGATGATCGTCTACCGCGCCGACCTGTTTGAAGAGAACGGGCTAGAGCCGCCGTCGACCTACGCCAACGTGCTGGCCGCCATCGACGCGCTGCACAACCCGCCCGAGATGTACGGTTTCGTCGCCGCCACCAAGGTGGACGAAAACTTCATGTCCCAGGTGTTGGAGCATGTCTTCCTGGCAAACGGCGTCTCTCCGGTGGACGAGAACGGCTTCGCACCGCTTGATGAGGCCGCGACGACCGAGGTGCTGGAATTCTACCGCGCCATCGCCCAGGCCTCGCCGGAGGGAGAGCTTTATTGGGATCAGTCCCGCACGCTCTATTTCTCGGGCAACGCGGCGATGATCATCTGGTCGCCCTTCATCCTTGATGAACTGGCCGGTCTGCGCGACAGCGCCCCGCCCACGATCAACGACGACCCAATGACCCGCGATCTGGCGGCGGCCACGGGCATTGTCACCAACTTCGCCGGTCCGTCGAACCCCGATGGGGCCGCCTGGGGCGATGTGCGCTACTTCGGCATCACCGCCGATGCGGACACCGATAATGCCATGGCCTTCGTGGAATACTCCATGTCCGACGGCTACACCCAGACCTTGGCCATCGCGCCCGAAGGCAAGTTCCCCGTGCGCCGCGGCACGGAAGCGAACCCGACCGAGTTCGTCGAAGCCTGGTCCATGCTGGACGTGGGCGTCGACCGCCGCGCGCCCTTGGGTGAGTTGTACGAGCAGTCGATGATCGATGAGATCGTCGGCGGGTTGGACGTCGCGCAGCGCTGGGGTGTGGAAGAGGGCCAGCTGGCGCTCGCCTCTCGGATCATCAACAGCCAGATCATCAACCGTCTGGTGCGTGAATACATCGACGGCGTCCGCGACGCGGCCGAGACGGTCGCGCTGATGAACGACGAGCTGTCTGGCATCGAGTAA
- the thrS gene encoding threonine--tRNA ligase, which produces MAQISLTFPDGNARDFPAGITPAEVAAGISNSLAKKAISATVNGMHHDLQWPIDEDATVAIHTLKDDAQALELIRHDCAHIMARAVQELFPDVKVTIGPIRDQGWFYDFDREEPFTPEDLGAIEERMKQIINARDAVRTEVWDRDRVRAHYEATNEPYKVELLDRIPGDEPIRMYWHGEWMDLCRGPHLQHTGQVPADAFKLMSVAAAYWLGDNTRPMLQRIYGVAFKNRDDLKKHLHFLEEAEKRDHRRLGREMDLFHMQEEAPGQVFWHPNGWTIYTTLQDYMRRKQRADGYVEVNTPQLVNRTLWEKSGHWDKYQEHMFIVEVDEDHARDKAINALKPMNCPCHVQVFNQGLKSYRDLPLRMAEFGSCSRYEPSGALHGIMRVRGFTQDDAHIFCTEDQIEAECAKFITFLAGVYADLGFPEFEIAFATRPEKRVGSDESWDYVEGALEAAIKSTGNAYRLEEGDGAFYGPKLDFYLTDAIGRTWQCGTFQVDPNLPERLDAAYIGADGDKHRPLMLHRACLGSFERFIGILIENSEGKLPFWLAPRQVVVASIVSDADEFVEETVAALRAAGVRAEADTRNEKINFKVREHSVGKVPVILAVGRQEVENRTVTLRRLGEKQTQVVPMDEVVETLSAEAVAPDQR; this is translated from the coding sequence ATGGCCCAAATCTCCCTTACCTTCCCCGATGGCAACGCACGCGATTTCCCCGCTGGCATCACGCCCGCCGAAGTCGCCGCTGGTATTTCCAACTCGCTGGCCAAGAAGGCCATCTCGGCCACCGTCAACGGCATGCATCATGACCTGCAATGGCCGATCGATGAAGACGCAACCGTTGCGATCCACACGCTGAAGGACGACGCACAGGCGCTGGAACTGATCCGCCACGACTGCGCCCACATCATGGCCCGCGCGGTGCAGGAACTGTTCCCTGACGTCAAAGTCACCATCGGCCCGATCCGCGATCAGGGTTGGTTCTACGATTTCGACCGCGAAGAGCCTTTCACGCCCGAAGACCTCGGCGCGATTGAAGAGCGGATGAAGCAGATCATCAACGCCCGCGACGCTGTGCGCACCGAAGTCTGGGACCGCGACCGCGTGCGCGCCCATTACGAGGCGACGAATGAGCCCTATAAGGTCGAACTCCTCGACCGCATTCCGGGTGATGAGCCGATCCGCATGTACTGGCACGGCGAGTGGATGGACCTCTGCCGCGGGCCGCATTTGCAGCACACCGGCCAAGTGCCCGCCGATGCCTTCAAACTGATGTCCGTGGCCGCCGCCTATTGGCTCGGCGACAACACCCGCCCCATGCTGCAACGCATCTACGGCGTGGCGTTCAAGAACCGCGATGACCTCAAGAAACACCTGCATTTCCTGGAGGAAGCCGAAAAGCGCGACCACCGGCGTCTGGGCCGAGAGATGGACCTGTTCCACATGCAGGAAGAGGCGCCGGGCCAAGTGTTCTGGCATCCCAACGGCTGGACCATCTACACCACCTTGCAGGACTACATGCGCCGCAAGCAGCGCGCCGATGGCTATGTGGAGGTGAATACCCCGCAGCTGGTCAACCGGACGCTGTGGGAGAAATCCGGCCATTGGGACAAGTACCAGGAACACATGTTCATCGTCGAGGTTGACGAAGATCACGCCCGCGACAAGGCGATCAACGCTTTGAAGCCGATGAACTGCCCCTGCCACGTTCAGGTGTTCAACCAGGGCCTCAAATCCTACCGTGACCTGCCCCTGCGGATGGCGGAATTCGGATCGTGTTCGCGGTATGAGCCTTCGGGTGCGCTGCACGGCATCATGCGGGTGCGTGGCTTCACCCAGGACGACGCCCACATCTTCTGCACCGAGGACCAGATCGAGGCCGAATGCGCCAAGTTCATCACCTTCCTTGCGGGCGTCTATGCCGACCTCGGCTTCCCGGAGTTCGAGATCGCCTTCGCCACCCGCCCTGAAAAGCGCGTCGGCTCCGACGAGAGCTGGGATTACGTCGAAGGCGCGCTTGAAGCGGCAATCAAATCGACCGGCAACGCCTACCGGTTGGAGGAAGGCGACGGCGCGTTCTACGGCCCGAAGCTGGACTTCTACCTGACCGATGCCATCGGGCGGACGTGGCAGTGTGGAACGTTCCAAGTGGACCCCAACCTGCCCGAGCGTCTGGACGCCGCCTACATCGGGGCGGACGGCGACAAGCACCGCCCCCTGATGCTGCACCGCGCCTGCCTTGGCAGCTTCGAGCGGTTCATCGGCATCCTGATCGAGAACTCGGAAGGCAAGCTGCCGTTCTGGCTGGCCCCGCGTCAGGTTGTCGTGGCCTCCATCGTCTCGGATGCCGATGAGTTTGTTGAAGAAACCGTCGCCGCCCTGCGCGCCGCTGGTGTCCGGGCCGAGGCCGATACCCGCAACGAGAAGATCAACTTCAAGGTGCGCGAGCATTCCGTCGGCAAGGTTCCCGTGATCCTCGCCGTGGGTCGGCAAGAGGTGGAGAACCGCACCGTGACGCTCCGCCGCTTGGGTGAAAAGCAGACGCAGGTTGTGCCGATGGACGAGGTGGTCGAGACACTCTCGGCCGAGGCCGTCGCGCCGGATCAACGCTAA
- a CDS encoding MFS transporter yields MSSEFEESVFEAVFDTQEEGELPDAAANAEPASAVRHSGSLSTTKLADGLIDPKLVLSWLLTSLGAPAWLVGLLVPIREAGALLPQLFTADWVHSLAVRKWVWVGGAAVQGLSAAGIVAVGLTLDGVAAGAIICALLAVLAVARSLCSVSYKDILGKTVGKTRRGTVTGLASSVASVGVIIFAGLLISGWAPRFALVVGAISLAAALWLVAAAVFATLPEARSEDTQAPSGNPLRHLALLREDPQLVRFIAVRGLLTATALAPPFLVLMASDGGGGAFEQLGALVLASSLASFLSSYIWGRFSDRSSRQVLMTAGGVGALALGAAVALSAAGLFGQLWAVAGTLFVLMIAYHGVRSGRSTYLVDMAPEGNRAGYTAVSNTVIGTILLASGVFGALANVLGPVWAVGLFAVMSLVATVVAMGLEEVEQ; encoded by the coding sequence ATGAGCAGCGAATTTGAAGAGAGCGTCTTCGAAGCAGTATTCGACACGCAAGAGGAGGGCGAATTACCAGACGCCGCCGCAAACGCGGAACCTGCAAGCGCCGTGCGTCATTCCGGAAGCCTGTCGACGACGAAACTGGCAGACGGATTGATCGACCCCAAGCTGGTGTTGTCGTGGCTGCTGACGAGCCTGGGCGCGCCCGCCTGGTTGGTGGGCCTGCTGGTCCCGATCCGGGAAGCGGGCGCGCTGTTGCCGCAATTGTTCACCGCCGATTGGGTCCATTCGCTGGCCGTGCGCAAGTGGGTCTGGGTCGGCGGCGCGGCGGTGCAGGGTCTGTCGGCGGCCGGGATCGTCGCGGTCGGGCTGACGTTGGACGGGGTCGCGGCGGGCGCGATCATCTGCGCGCTTCTGGCGGTATTGGCCGTCGCGCGCAGCCTGTGTTCGGTGTCCTACAAAGACATCCTGGGCAAGACCGTGGGCAAGACCCGGCGCGGGACGGTGACGGGGTTGGCCAGTTCCGTGGCCTCTGTCGGCGTGATCATCTTCGCGGGCCTTTTGATCAGCGGATGGGCCCCGAGGTTTGCGCTGGTCGTGGGGGCGATCAGCCTGGCCGCCGCCCTGTGGTTGGTGGCCGCCGCCGTCTTCGCGACCCTGCCCGAGGCGCGGTCCGAGGACACCCAAGCGCCTTCCGGCAACCCGCTGCGGCATCTGGCGTTACTGCGAGAGGATCCGCAATTGGTGCGGTTCATCGCCGTGCGCGGGTTGTTGACGGCCACGGCCCTTGCGCCGCCGTTCCTGGTGCTGATGGCCAGCGATGGGGGCGGCGGCGCGTTCGAGCAGTTGGGCGCGCTTGTCCTGGCGTCGTCGCTGGCATCATTCCTGTCGTCCTACATCTGGGGGCGGTTCTCGGACCGGTCGTCACGCCAGGTCTTGATGACGGCGGGCGGCGTGGGCGCGCTTGCGCTGGGGGCTGCGGTGGCCCTGTCGGCGGCGGGGCTGTTCGGGCAGTTGTGGGCCGTGGCGGGCACGTTGTTCGTGTTGATGATCGCCTATCACGGTGTCCGCTCGGGGCGGTCGACGTATCTGGTGGACATGGCGCCCGAGGGTAACCGTGCGGGGTATACGGCGGTTTCCAACACGGTGATCGGGACGATCCTGTTGGCCTCGGGCGTGTTCGGTGCCCTGGCCAATGTGTTGGGTCCGGTCTGGGCCGTGGGCCTTTTCGCGGTGATGAGCCTTGTCGCTACGGTCGTCGCGATGGGGCTGGAAGAAGTGGAACAATAG
- a CDS encoding alpha/beta hydrolase translates to MGETQYLETNAGRRLAYNKFSGRRTGVVFLGGLRSDMSGSKAMHLEAWARRSGREFLRFDYSGHGESSGEFTDGCIGDWAEDAMAAIDALTEGPQVIVGSSMGGWISLLMAKHRPDCLAGLVTIAAAPDFTENGYWKVWDEAKRKTVMEEGQVALPSEYGDAMIITKRLIEDGRDHLVLTEPLRIDVPVRMLQGTADVDVTMDVALGLLDHLEGPDVRLELVKDADHRFSDDACLATITRAVEEVLAHA, encoded by the coding sequence ATGGGCGAAACGCAGTATCTTGAAACCAACGCCGGGCGCAGGTTGGCTTACAACAAGTTCTCGGGCCGGCGGACGGGCGTGGTGTTTCTGGGCGGGCTGCGGTCGGACATGAGCGGCTCCAAGGCGATGCATCTGGAGGCCTGGGCGCGGCGCAGCGGGCGCGAGTTCCTGCGCTTCGACTACTCGGGCCACGGGGAATCCTCAGGCGAATTCACCGACGGCTGCATCGGCGATTGGGCCGAGGACGCGATGGCCGCGATCGATGCCTTGACCGAGGGGCCGCAGGTGATCGTCGGCTCCAGCATGGGCGGGTGGATCAGCCTGCTGATGGCCAAGCACAGGCCGGACTGCTTGGCGGGCCTTGTGACCATCGCCGCAGCACCTGATTTCACCGAGAACGGCTATTGGAAGGTCTGGGACGAGGCCAAACGCAAGACGGTGATGGAAGAGGGCCAAGTCGCGCTGCCGTCGGAATACGGCGACGCGATGATCATCACCAAGCGCCTGATCGAAGATGGGCGCGATCATCTGGTGCTGACCGAGCCGCTGCGCATCGACGTGCCGGTGCGGATGTTGCAAGGCACGGCGGATGTGGATGTCACCATGGATGTGGCACTTGGCCTGCTGGACCATCTGGAAGGGCCCGATGTGCGGCTGGAACTGGTGAAGGATGCCGATCATCGCTTCTCGGATGACGCGTGTCTGGCGACGATCACGCGGGCGGTGGAGGAAGTTCTGGCCCATGCGTAG
- a CDS encoding alpha/beta hydrolase, whose translation MRRVLRALLRVVFVGAIGVISAHYFVPREQMARYMLIDGPDLDAPAEWLAEREARFDDITPGAEARIVWAGEEGAASDVVIVYLHGFSATAQEIRPVPDRVAEALGANLIFARLPGHGRSGAAMGAPRAGDWRDETARMLHLARGIGNRVVIIGTSTGGTLASYAATDTDMARDLAAVVLISPNYELANPLGWMLEMPFARLLVPLVAGTERRFDPINADHNTFWTTAYPTSATVTLGTLLRTTRARDVSGVSTPALFLFSDADQVISAPAVRDFAARWGGSTTLIPIAVPEEGGDPFNHVIAGDILSPALTDRVAEDITDWLRETLQ comes from the coding sequence ATGCGTAGGGTGCTGCGCGCCTTGCTGCGGGTGGTTTTCGTCGGGGCGATTGGTGTCATTTCAGCGCACTATTTCGTCCCGCGTGAGCAGATGGCGCGTTACATGCTGATTGACGGCCCGGACCTCGATGCGCCCGCCGAATGGCTGGCCGAGCGCGAGGCGCGTTTTGATGACATCACGCCGGGCGCGGAGGCACGGATTGTCTGGGCCGGGGAGGAAGGCGCGGCGAGTGACGTCGTTATTGTCTACCTTCATGGCTTTTCGGCCACGGCGCAGGAAATCCGCCCGGTGCCCGACCGCGTGGCCGAGGCCCTGGGCGCGAACCTGATCTTCGCGCGGCTTCCGGGGCATGGCCGATCCGGGGCCGCCATGGGCGCGCCGCGCGCGGGTGATTGGCGGGATGAAACGGCGCGCATGTTGCACCTGGCGCGCGGGATCGGAAACCGGGTCGTGATCATCGGCACCTCTACCGGGGGCACATTGGCGTCTTATGCGGCCACCGACACCGACATGGCCCGCGACCTCGCGGCGGTGGTGCTGATCTCACCGAATTACGAGCTGGCAAATCCGTTGGGCTGGATGCTGGAGATGCCCTTTGCGCGGCTTTTGGTGCCCTTGGTGGCCGGGACGGAGCGGCGGTTTGATCCGATCAACGCGGACCACAATACCTTTTGGACGACGGCCTATCCGACGTCGGCAACCGTGACGCTTGGCACGTTGCTGCGCACGACCCGCGCGCGGGACGTCAGCGGGGTCAGCACGCCTGCGCTGTTCCTGTTTTCCGACGCCGATCAGGTAATTTCGGCCCCTGCCGTGCGCGACTTTGCGGCGCGCTGGGGCGGGTCCACGACGCTGATCCCCATCGCTGTGCCAGAAGAGGGGGGCGACCCGTTCAACCACGTGATCGCAGGCGATATCCTGAGCCCGGCCCTGACCGACCGGGTGGCTGAAGACATCACGGATTGGCTGCGCGAGACCTTGCAATAG
- a CDS encoding carbohydrate ABC transporter permease, with amino-acid sequence MSVVRNGFVTGPVLGILWALVVATTVAVVMSFSTGEALRPGLIGCTVLGALAAVVKLRISSEFLGGLIVAVAAGVLLFTPISAVHVSDALGLPGHLITAVFLAVPLFFGLSLMLRGAPWGQMTRHEWEEAVIRFLTGFGFVFFTAVVAIPFYVMVMTSLKTQGQLLANPLDYSIDLTQGWSLFRSYQELFADFNFGRYMWTSFYISVITVLITLLFSVPGAYAVARLRFKGQKALSRSILLVYMVPMIVLALPIYIAFSMTGLRNTIVGIVMIYPVTTIPVALYMLQGYFRGLPAEVEEAGLMDGLNRLQVIWKITLPLSLPAMVSVSLYVFMIAWNEFLLAFMLLDDPSIFTLTRGIASLNSSEIPRQHLMAGAVIATLPVMILFLGLEKFMTKGLTAGSVKG; translated from the coding sequence ATGAGCGTGGTGCGCAATGGCTTTGTGACGGGCCCCGTGCTTGGCATCCTTTGGGCCTTGGTCGTCGCGACGACCGTGGCGGTGGTGATGTCGTTCTCGACCGGGGAAGCGCTTCGGCCCGGCCTGATCGGGTGCACCGTGCTTGGGGCTTTGGCGGCGGTTGTGAAGTTGCGCATCTCGTCGGAGTTTCTTGGCGGTTTGATCGTGGCCGTGGCGGCCGGTGTGTTGTTATTCACGCCGATCAGCGCGGTTCATGTGAGCGACGCCTTGGGGTTGCCCGGGCATCTCATAACGGCTGTTTTCCTGGCCGTGCCCTTGTTTTTCGGGCTTTCGCTGATGTTGCGCGGCGCGCCGTGGGGCCAGATGACCCGCCATGAGTGGGAGGAGGCGGTGATCCGCTTCCTGACCGGGTTCGGCTTTGTGTTCTTTACCGCCGTCGTGGCGATCCCCTTCTACGTCATGGTGATGACCTCGCTGAAAACCCAAGGGCAGTTGCTGGCCAATCCGCTCGATTACTCCATCGATCTGACCCAGGGGTGGAGCCTGTTCCGCAGCTACCAGGAGCTGTTCGCGGATTTCAATTTCGGCCGTTACATGTGGACGAGCTTCTATATCTCGGTGATCACCGTGCTGATCACGCTCTTGTTCAGCGTGCCGGGCGCCTATGCGGTGGCGCGCCTGCGGTTCAAGGGGCAAAAGGCGCTGAGCCGGTCGATCCTGCTGGTCTACATGGTGCCGATGATCGTGCTGGCGCTGCCGATCTACATCGCGTTTTCCATGACCGGCCTGCGCAACACGATCGTGGGCATCGTGATGATCTACCCGGTCACGACGATCCCCGTGGCGCTTTACATGTTGCAAGGCTACTTCCGGGGGCTTCCGGCGGAGGTCGAGGAGGCGGGGTTGATGGACGGCCTCAACCGCCTGCAGGTGATCTGGAAGATCACCTTGCCGCTATCGCTGCCCGCGATGGTGTCGGTCTCGCTTTACGTCTTCATGATCGCCTGGAACGAGTTTCTGCTGGCGTTCATGTTGCTGGATGATCCGTCGATCTTCACGTTGACGCGGGGGATTGCCTCGCTCAACTCGTCCGAGATCCCCAGACAGCACCTGATGGCGGGCGCGGTGATCGCCACGCTGCCGGTGATGATCCTGTTCCTGGGGCTGGAGAAATTCATGACAAAGGGCCTGACGGCGGGCTCGGTGAAAGGATGA
- a CDS encoding sugar ABC transporter permease: MTTATPPKGTGPLAKREARLAWGLLLPTLTAVMLVVLLPLIAILWISFKPVSLADLRAAEPVVREDLRNAGEPDQLVRYRIRNSSQTDTIFDVVLTDVLPEGATLSELPEICSVSGADLTCVVGELPAGERLTLEIPIALDGDLEDALEDDTPVQITGEATNVLTSGEFTLDNFRDVFSAREFWTVIWATLFYTIVGTIGALVVGLFAALLLNKSFKGQGMLRGLYLFPYVAPVIAVAFSWVILLDPSSGSINALLVQMGVVDSPINFFGTRPLALIMVTVFEIWRYFPLSFLFILARMQSIDTDMYEAADVDGATPFQKFRYLSLPMLMGILSVLFLLRFIWTFNKFDDIFLLTGGNAGTRTLTVNVYEQAFAVSNIGAGAAVAVVILCCLLVFSWAFFRFMSKEEGL, translated from the coding sequence ATGACCACCGCGACACCCCCCAAAGGCACCGGACCGCTGGCAAAGCGCGAAGCCCGTCTGGCGTGGGGATTGCTGTTGCCGACGCTGACCGCCGTGATGCTGGTCGTGTTGCTGCCGCTGATCGCGATCCTCTGGATCTCGTTCAAGCCGGTCAGTCTCGCGGATTTGAGGGCGGCGGAACCTGTCGTGCGCGAGGATCTGCGCAACGCGGGCGAGCCGGATCAGTTGGTGCGCTACCGGATCAGGAACTCCAGCCAGACGGATACGATTTTTGATGTGGTCCTGACCGATGTGCTGCCCGAGGGCGCGACCCTGTCCGAGTTGCCCGAGATCTGCTCGGTTTCAGGTGCGGATTTGACCTGTGTTGTCGGAGAGCTTCCGGCGGGGGAGCGGTTGACGCTGGAAATCCCCATCGCCCTGGACGGCGATCTTGAAGACGCCCTGGAAGATGACACGCCCGTGCAGATCACGGGCGAGGCGACCAACGTTCTGACCAGTGGAGAGTTCACGCTGGACAATTTCCGTGACGTGTTCAGCGCGCGGGAATTCTGGACGGTGATCTGGGCCACGCTGTTCTACACGATCGTCGGCACCATCGGCGCGCTGGTCGTGGGCCTGTTCGCGGCGCTTTTGCTGAACAAGAGTTTCAAGGGGCAGGGGATGCTGCGGGGGCTTTATCTGTTTCCCTACGTGGCACCTGTCATTGCGGTGGCGTTTTCCTGGGTGATCCTGCTGGACCCAAGCTCGGGCTCGATCAACGCGCTTCTGGTGCAGATGGGCGTGGTCGACAGCCCGATCAATTTCTTCGGCACACGGCCGTTGGCACTGATCATGGTGACGGTGTTCGAGATCTGGCGCTACTTCCCGCTGTCGTTCCTGTTCATCCTGGCCCGGATGCAGTCGATCGACACGGATATGTACGAGGCCGCGGATGTGGACGGCGCGACGCCGTTCCAGAAGTTCCGCTACCTTTCGCTGCCGATGCTGATGGGTATCCTGTCGGTGCTGTTCCTGCTGCGCTTCATTTGGACCTTCAACAAGTTCGACGACATCTTCCTGTTGACGGGGGGCAATGCGGGCACGCGGACGTTGACGGTGAACGTCTATGAGCAGGCCTTTGCGGTCAGCAATATCGGCGCGGGCGCGGCGGTGGCCGTGGTGATCCTGTGCTGTTTGCTGGTGTTTTCCTGGGCGTTCTTCCGGTTCATGTCGAAGGAGGAGGGGTTGTGA
- a CDS encoding substrate-binding domain-containing protein — protein MNRIGTSSTQGARVTINDLASALGLAKGTVSRALNGYPDIAESTRLRVSRAAERMGYRPLAQAQAIRTGRARALGLILNTGNADLHRPFLTDFLDGISRAASEETWTLTVATATGTQDEVASMTRLIDDRKADGFILPRAMWDDPRVALCRARGVPFILYGRTGDAADCAWFDISGEHAMQRAVARLAGFGHRRIGFINGSRDYTYAHLRHDGFLAGMEEAGLPVDPALMAEGVLDIAGGEVAGRAVLAHNPTAVVCALDLAALGLYRAAAAMGRTVGQDLAVIAYDGIPEAATAQPPLTTFSVDNRAAGQRLAKLLIARIRGTDPAHLRELAPARLIERASDRLPDFDDTTLNETLA, from the coding sequence ATGAACCGTATCGGGACATCATCGACGCAAGGCGCGCGGGTCACGATAAATGACCTTGCGAGCGCGTTGGGCCTTGCGAAAGGCACGGTAAGCCGGGCGTTGAACGGCTACCCCGATATTGCCGAATCCACCCGCCTTCGCGTCAGTCGCGCGGCCGAGCGGATGGGCTATCGTCCGCTGGCCCAGGCGCAGGCGATCCGCACCGGGCGGGCGCGGGCGCTGGGGCTGATCCTGAACACCGGCAACGCCGATCTGCACCGCCCGTTTCTGACCGATTTTCTTGATGGCATAAGCCGTGCCGCCTCGGAAGAGACATGGACGTTGACCGTGGCGACGGCCACGGGGACACAGGACGAGGTCGCCTCCATGACCCGTCTGATTGACGACCGAAAGGCCGACGGCTTCATCCTGCCGCGCGCGATGTGGGACGACCCGCGTGTCGCGCTGTGCCGGGCGCGCGGCGTGCCGTTCATTCTTTACGGGCGCACCGGCGATGCCGCCGATTGTGCGTGGTTCGACATCTCGGGCGAACACGCCATGCAGCGCGCCGTGGCGCGGTTGGCGGGCTTCGGGCACCGACGCATCGGCTTCATCAACGGATCGCGCGACTACACCTACGCGCATCTGCGACACGACGGGTTTCTGGCGGGCATGGAAGAGGCGGGTCTGCCGGTTGACCCGGCCCTGATGGCCGAGGGCGTACTGGACATCGCTGGGGGCGAAGTGGCGGGCCGTGCCGTGCTGGCCCACAACCCAACGGCGGTTGTCTGTGCGCTGGATCTGGCGGCGCTGGGGCTTTACCGCGCGGCCGCCGCCATGGGGCGGACCGTGGGCCAGGACCTTGCCGTCATCGCCTACGACGGCATCCCCGAGGCCGCGACGGCGCAGCCGCCGCTGACCACCTTCTCGGTCGATAACCGCGCCGCAGGCCAGCGGCTTGCGAAGCTGTTGATCGCCCGTATTCGCGGCACCGACCCGGCGCATCTTCGTGAACTCGCGCCCGCGCGGCTGATTGAACGGGCCTCGGACCGACTGCCCGATTTCGACGACACAACACTCAACGAAACACTTGCCTGA